The Spirochaetota bacterium genome segment GCTGAACCCAGACAGGTTGCAGATGCAATTTTAAAAACCCTGCAGAATACAGGCTTTGACGATGTATCTCTCCATTCATTGAGTGTGGGAGATTATTCAACTATTATTGAACTATTAAACATAATCGTTCCGCCGTTGGTGGAGCAGGGTATAAGTATATCACTTCCATCTCTTCGAGTTGATATTCAAACACTTGATATAATTGAATCAATATCGGATTTGAAAAAGACATCATTGACATTTGCGGTGGAGTCAGCGTCGGATATGCTTCGTTATCGTGCATATAAACGCCTTACTGTTGATAAAATAATGAATATATTACAGGTGTTGTCGCAAAAGGGGTGGCAACGTATTAAGCTTTATTTTATGATTGGGCTCCCTGGCTGCAAAGAAGTGGATGAGGCAGCAGATATCATTTCATTTATGAAGCAAGCGTGTGCTATCAACAAAAAGATGCAATACAATGTAACTATCTCACCGTTTGTACCAAAACCACATACACCGTACCAGTATGAAGAACAACAGGATGAAATCTACTGCCTTGAAGTAATACAAAAGATTAAACGCAATGTGCCAAAATCTGTAACTATTAAAAATCATGATGTGTATGCGTCGCTTATAGAAGGAGTACTTGCGCGTGGCGATAGTATGCTTTCAGACGCTATTGTTGCTGCATACAACCAAGGAGCTCGACTTGATTTATGGGGTGAGCATTTTAATTTTAAAATCTGGGATAATGCATTGCAACAAACACTTGGCAACTGGCGCAGGTACTTACAGAAAAGAAATTCAAAAGAAATGTGCCCCTGGCATATCATCCGAACACGCTATGATAGCCTGATACACAAAAAGATGAATTCAACCTGGGATGGCACAGTATTTCCAATTGGGTATAAAAAAAATGCGCTTGATAAAGATTCATTTAAAAGGGCTGCCCAATCATTTGAGAAAAGGTACAAAGTTGTTGCAACGCTTAGAGTGCAGTATGCAAAAAAGGGCAAAGCGCGCTTTATGGGGCATATTGATTGTATGGAAATTTTTAAGAGGGCATTGCGAATGGCAGGTGTTCCAGTGGCATTTACGCAAGGGTATAACAAGCACCAGCGTCTAATGGCAGGACCGGCGTTACCACTGGGATATGAAAGCCTGTGTGAGTTTGTGGATGTTGAACTGTATGAACAGTGTAGTCCCACTATACTCAAAGCATTAGGAAATTATTTTCCTGAAGGCTTTGAGGTTATTTCAGCATATCATCACACGCAAACAACAATTTCCTTGCAATCAATTGTATATGTACGGTACAAAATACTTTTCAGCGATACCATGGTATACAATACGTTCGCCAGTAATCTTGAAAAAAGAGCAAACATGATCAAGAAGACAAAAAAAGGATTGAAGAATATGCGCTTTGATGATGCCATTGTACAGTTTCAGGTGCATGATGACAGTGTTGAACTGCTTATTCCGGTGGGAGAAAATTCAATACGCCCCGACAGTGTCATTGCTGACTGGTGTAGGCTGGATCATCCACTTGCAGTGGTAACAATTGTGAAAACTGCAATGTATTATATTGATAATGGAGTTATGGTAGAATTTCAATAATAGTACACTTTTTGTTATTTATAAATTATGATGTGATTAAAGGTAGCCCTGCAGAGATGCAGGGCCAATAGGATGCGGGCCAGGACGTGAACGGATGCTTTACCTCAGCCCGCAGTAGAAGGATTACTATGTGTTTGAGATATAAGGCGTTTTTCTTTGGTACTTTCTTTTGCCGTCAAACAAAAGAAAGTGCAAGAATTCAAGGATTTCTAATTGCAATTAAGAAAATATATTAACAATTTAATCTCAGAAGGAGGAGTTTATGGGTTCGCTTTCGTATAATTTAGACGGAAAGGTTGCAATTGTTACTGGTGGCACGCGTGGCATAGGGCTTGCAATAGCTCAGGAGCTGTTGCGGCAGAATGCAAAGGTTGTCATCTGTGCACGTAAGCAGGAAGGGCTTGACAAAGCCAGGGAAATTCTTAAGGCAGATAATAATCTTATAACCTGTGTAGCACATATTGCAAAAGAAGAAGATGTTACTGCACTAGTTGATGCAGCAATAAAAGCGTTTTCAAAAATTGATATTTTAATTAACAATGTTGGAATGAACTTGCCCACTGGAAGCCTTATTGATGTTGAGCTATCGGCATGGCAAAAGATAATTGATTCAAATCTCACCGGTACATTCCTGGTTTCAAAGAAAGTAGGTGCCATTATGCGCCAGCAAAAAAGTGGTAAAATCGTAAGCATCTCATCCATTGCAGGAAGACTAGCTTCCCCTGGCATGAATGTGTATGGTATAGCAAAAGCGGGAATTGAAATGATGACAAAGAATTTAGCACTGGAGCTTGCACCATTCAATGTGCAGGTAAACGCAGTGGCTCCTGGAATGGTCCGCACAGATTTTAGCAAACCATTCTGGTCAAATGACGCCATCCACGATATGATTGTAAAGAATATTCCAATGGCAAGAATTGCTGAAATTGACGAAGTAGTGCATCCGGTTCTTTTCCTAGCTTCGGATGGTGCGCGCTACATCACAGGGCAAACGCTTGTCATTGATGGTGGCGCATCCATTGTGTAGCTAATCTGTATACAGAATACTACCATCTTGAAGTTTCATTGCATAGCGGTGATTGTTCATCTGCCATTTTTTAAAATCACTGCTATCTGCAATGAAGATATGTGCTCGTGTAATATCATGTATAGGTATTATGATATTATTAAGCGATAGCTCTGTATTAGAAATCCTATGTGAATTAATAATCATCTCCTTTGCAGTATGTGGGTTGCCTTTGCTTCGAAGGAAAGCTGGTACCCATTTGTTGTTTGATTTAANAAACCAATCCCACCTTAGACAATCATGCACAAGCCTAGTGTAATCTGGATAGTGCTGGGTGAAAAAATCTAATAGCATTGCGGCAATTGATTCAAAGTTTTTTGCATAGAGTGTAAAATTATGATATTGAAAGAAAAGTGCAATATCTCTATATATGTCAAATTGATTATCCCTGGCAATAAAATGAGCAATCATGCGTGCAATTGTTTTAAAATGATGATTATAGACACAATCCACAACCCTTTCGATGCTATGGAGTAGCACCATATCTTCCTCTGAAAGCCATTTGTTTTTTGTTACAATGTATGGTGATTTTGTATCATGTTCAATTGCATATTCATGTTTTTGTGTTTCTATATCAGTTCCTGGCAAAATCTTTAAAAACCCCATCTGGAAGTAGTGTGGTTGCAGGTTTATTATTGCGTTAAAACTTTCTGCTATTCTTTGCATATCTTCATACGGAAGACCACAAATCATATCAAGGTGTATGTGGATATTGTTCAAAGCCATAAGCCTTTGAATATTT includes the following:
- a CDS encoding SDR family oxidoreductase, giving the protein MGSLSYNLDGKVAIVTGGTRGIGLAIAQELLRQNAKVVICARKQEGLDKAREILKADNNLITCVAHIAKEEDVTALVDAAIKAFSKIDILINNVGMNLPTGSLIDVELSAWQKIIDSNLTGTFLVSKKVGAIMRQQKSGKIVSISSIAGRLASPGMNVYGIAKAGIEMMTKNLALELAPFNVQVNAVAPGMVRTDFSKPFWSNDAIHDMIVKNIPMARIAEIDEVVHPVLFLASDGARYITGQTLVIDGGASIV
- a CDS encoding TIGR03960 family B12-binding radical SAM protein, encoding MAIDKEKIFKLVAQVAKPARYVGGEWNATIKPDASVRIGLCFPDLYEVGMSNNGIHILYSAVNAIPNVACERVFAVERDFEKVLRQSHTPLYTLETYTPLNELDMLGFNAACELLYTNILQVLDLGNIPFFAKDRGDSYPLIIIGGEGASNPAPLLAFADAVFAGDGEEAIIEIVKILIEKKTKRLPKDQVLTKLATIEGVLCSRDVTFTYNGGELIAIKAPEVYKRNVRKFNAYQATCPVVPSIRGVQDRVSIQLDRGCKNLCKFCHAGYWELPYRKAEPRQVADAILKTLQNTGFDDVSLHSLSVGDYSTIIELLNIIVPPLVEQGISISLPSLRVDIQTLDIIESISDLKKTSLTFAVESASDMLRYRAYKRLTVDKIMNILQVLSQKGWQRIKLYFMIGLPGCKEVDEAADIISFMKQACAINKKMQYNVTISPFVPKPHTPYQYEEQQDEIYCLEVIQKIKRNVPKSVTIKNHDVYASLIEGVLARGDSMLSDAIVAAYNQGARLDLWGEHFNFKIWDNALQQTLGNWRRYLQKRNSKEMCPWHIIRTRYDSLIHKKMNSTWDGTVFPIGYKKNALDKDSFKRAAQSFEKRYKVVATLRVQYAKKGKARFMGHIDCMEIFKRALRMAGVPVAFTQGYNKHQRLMAGPALPLGYESLCEFVDVELYEQCSPTILKALGNYFPEGFEVISAYHHTQTTISLQSIVYVRYKILFSDTMVYNTFASNLEKRANMIKKTKKGLKNMRFDDAIVQFQVHDDSVELLIPVGENSIRPDSVIADWCRLDHPLAVVTIVKTAMYYIDNGVMVEFQ